In one Candidatus Dechloromonas phosphoritropha genomic region, the following are encoded:
- a CDS encoding IS4 family transposase, protein MHGANFLAAARREPRFFTRNRELPFTNLIAFLLTGIRGAVQAELDSCFALLAGRTRLCRAITASAFSKARSHLVANLFEPLNTELLRLVDEVVPQQPDWQGLRVLAADASKVRLTLLDLEGRRHIREAAIFGLFRPGIELFDSLILHSSLVGERQMLFERLDRLGAQDMLVLDRGYPGAWLVAALLHRGIPFCIRCDSSASFSAITQFMRSGEDEAQVTLPPPHRQDAIDYECPRLPSMVRLIRQVTPTGKVRVLMTSLLDTARYPATSFSALYHSRWRIEEAFKRIKHRLNLEHTSGLTWLAACQDVGAKMVCDNLNALAAYLAAEERLPSDSPWRVNRTMAFNTVRRILPRVLAGVQQITTRVTKEIFSEIVKNLQKFIPDRARPRPNQRKPHLSFAYKPAV, encoded by the coding sequence ATTCATGGCGCCAATTTCCTTGCCGCCGCCCGCCGCGAGCCTCGGTTTTTCACCCGAAACCGTGAATTGCCATTCACGAATCTGATCGCTTTCCTGCTCACCGGCATTCGCGGCGCAGTTCAGGCGGAGCTTGATTCCTGCTTTGCCCTGCTTGCCGGAAGAACCCGCCTTTGTCGGGCGATCACGGCCAGTGCCTTCTCAAAGGCGCGCAGCCATCTGGTCGCCAATCTCTTTGAGCCGCTCAATACAGAATTGCTGCGCCTGGTCGATGAGGTCGTTCCGCAGCAGCCGGACTGGCAAGGCTTGCGGGTCTTGGCGGCGGATGCATCGAAGGTACGTCTGACCTTGCTTGACCTGGAAGGGCGCCGCCATATTCGAGAAGCGGCCATCTTCGGTTTGTTTCGGCCAGGGATCGAATTGTTCGACTCGCTGATTTTGCACAGTTCGCTGGTCGGCGAACGTCAGATGTTGTTTGAGCGGCTTGACCGACTCGGTGCTCAGGACATGCTGGTGCTTGATCGCGGGTATCCGGGTGCCTGGTTGGTCGCGGCGCTGTTGCATCGAGGTATCCCCTTTTGCATACGCTGTGATTCGTCCGCTTCCTTTTCTGCCATCACCCAGTTCATGCGATCCGGAGAAGATGAGGCGCAGGTGACATTGCCGCCACCGCATCGTCAGGATGCCATTGATTACGAGTGTCCGCGTCTGCCTTCTATGGTTCGCCTGATTCGTCAGGTGACGCCGACTGGCAAGGTACGGGTCTTGATGACCTCCTTGCTTGATACCGCGCGGTATCCGGCCACAAGCTTCTCAGCCCTTTATCACAGCCGTTGGCGTATCGAGGAGGCGTTCAAGCGCATCAAACACCGGCTCAATCTGGAGCACACGTCCGGCCTGACTTGGCTGGCCGCCTGCCAGGATGTTGGGGCCAAGATGGTGTGTGACAATCTCAATGCCCTGGCCGCCTACCTGGCTGCGGAAGAGCGGCTGCCCAGCGATTCGCCATGGCGAGTGAATCGGACGATGGCCTTCAATACCGTACGTCGTATCTTGCCCCGAGTCTTGGCGGGTGTGCAGCAAATCACCACCCGAGTTACCAAGGAAATCTTCTCGGAAATCGTCAAAAACCTTCAGAAATTTATCCCTGATCGTGCTCGACCTCGGCCAAACCAGCGAAAGCCTCACCTGTCCTTTGCTTACAAACCCGCCGTATGA
- a CDS encoding SOS response-associated peptidase — translation MCGRYDLNESPQMLALYFMLDMIAAPYSNADVRPTNTAPIIRIHEGQRLALPAHWGLIPSWSKDDKIAQHTFNARGETVAEKPSFRAAFKRRRCLIPVSAFFEWRAIPGEKKKQKLRFTSPEQHPLALAGLWEHWQQPETGETVASYTIITTTANDFMAPIHDRMPVILGKNDWDAWLDPETGNPLLLQSMLAPCPDDWLECVPAL, via the coding sequence ATGTGTGGCCGATACGACCTGAATGAATCTCCACAGATGCTGGCGCTCTACTTCATGCTGGACATGATTGCAGCGCCCTACAGCAATGCCGATGTGCGCCCGACCAATACGGCGCCGATCATCCGGATTCACGAAGGCCAGCGACTGGCCCTGCCGGCACACTGGGGTTTGATTCCGTCGTGGTCGAAGGATGACAAGATCGCGCAGCACACCTTCAATGCCAGAGGCGAGACGGTCGCCGAGAAGCCCAGCTTCCGGGCAGCTTTCAAGCGACGGCGTTGCCTGATTCCGGTGTCGGCTTTCTTCGAGTGGCGGGCGATCCCCGGCGAGAAGAAGAAACAGAAACTGCGCTTCACCAGCCCTGAGCAGCATCCGCTGGCACTGGCCGGACTCTGGGAGCACTGGCAGCAACCCGAGACCGGCGAAACTGTGGCGTCCTATACGATCATCACCACGACGGCCAATGACTTCATGGCACCAATCCATGACCGGATGCCGGTGATACTGGGAAAGAATGATTGGGATGCCTGGCTCGATCCGGAGACGGGCAATCCACTGCTGCTGCAGTCCATGCTGGCGCCATGTCCCGACGATTGGCTGGAATGTGTGCCAGCCTTGTAA
- a CDS encoding RNA-binding S4 domain-containing protein: MRLDKWLWTARFYKTRSLASDAVDGGKVKLNGAATKPAKDVKIGDRLQIRAGDQDWEVIVQGVNEQRRPASEAQLLYQETPASIQNRTQAAELRKIAPAPVADHMGRPTKRDRRELNRFRDS; the protein is encoded by the coding sequence GTGCGTCTCGATAAATGGCTTTGGACCGCCCGATTCTACAAGACGCGTAGTCTGGCTTCCGATGCTGTTGATGGTGGCAAGGTCAAGTTGAACGGTGCAGCGACAAAACCCGCCAAGGATGTGAAAATTGGCGACCGCTTGCAAATCCGTGCCGGCGATCAGGATTGGGAGGTCATCGTGCAGGGCGTCAACGAACAGCGCAGGCCTGCCTCAGAGGCCCAACTTCTCTACCAGGAAACGCCGGCCAGTATTCAGAATCGTACTCAGGCCGCTGAACTACGCAAGATTGCACCCGCTCCGGTTGCTGACCATATGGGCCGCCCAACGAAGCGGGACAGGCGGGAGCTGAATCGGTTTCGCGATAGCTAA
- a CDS encoding DUF3024 domain-containing protein: MAFNDLEKKRIENALDKFLTKRRPPPHIRNEVDIGYRLSGQSVELLEIRPQWDDPKIIHKRPFAKATYVRARDCWKIFWMRASLKWQGYEPTPVVPSVDEFLEVVDRDKYGCFWG; this comes from the coding sequence ATGGCCTTCAACGACCTTGAGAAAAAGCGGATCGAGAACGCCCTGGACAAGTTCCTAACCAAGCGGCGTCCACCACCGCACATCCGCAACGAAGTGGACATTGGCTACCGACTGTCCGGCCAGAGTGTCGAGCTCCTTGAAATTCGCCCGCAGTGGGACGATCCCAAGATCATCCATAAACGGCCATTCGCCAAGGCCACCTATGTCCGCGCCCGAGACTGCTGGAAGATTTTCTGGATGCGCGCCAGCCTGAAGTGGCAAGGATACGAGCCGACGCCTGTCGTGCCGTCGGTCGATGAGTTCCTTGAGGTGGTCGATCGCGATAAATATGGGTGTTTCTGGGGCTGA
- a CDS encoding IS66 family transposase encodes MDSARYQTVYNLEQAAALCPQEVLDLCQTLSAEITALKQQIDWFKRQIFGQKSERRIDVTPSGQLSLGEFPTPPPGSESPGRPVAAHTRQPTSKRPSDESVPFFDENRVPVEVVELTAPEVEGLSPEDYEVISHKDSYRLAQRPGSYVVIKYRRPVIKLKSNQTLVCANAPAGVIEGSRADVSFVAGLLIDKFAYHLPLYRQHQRLADAGITVSRPWLTQIGQQGITLLEPIYEAQFASIRSSRVKAMDETPIKAGQGAPGKLKAAYFWPVYGEGDEICFPFFASREFKHVEAALGLTAAEGAVLLSDGYQAYSHYAAQIGITHAQCWAHTRRKFFDAQDAEPEAAAQALALIGDLYQVEERIREQKLTGARKRDYRLEHAKPIVERFFAWVGERFAAQGLLPRNPLTRVLAYARDRRWGLEVFLADPDVPIDTNHLERALRVIPMGRRSWLFCWTEFGARQVGIIQSLIVTCRLHQIDPYDYLVDVLQRVAEHPADRVHELTPRVWKELFAQNPLRSPLYALPK; translated from the coding sequence ATGGATTCAGCACGTTACCAGACGGTTTACAACCTCGAACAAGCCGCAGCATTGTGCCCGCAAGAGGTGCTGGATCTGTGCCAGACGCTGTCTGCTGAAATCACCGCACTGAAGCAACAAATCGACTGGTTCAAGCGCCAGATCTTCGGCCAGAAAAGCGAACGACGCATCGACGTCACGCCGAGCGGCCAACTGAGTCTCGGCGAGTTCCCGACGCCCCCACCAGGTTCTGAGTCACCAGGTCGCCCCGTCGCCGCGCATACCCGTCAGCCGACCAGCAAGCGTCCCAGTGACGAAAGCGTGCCCTTCTTCGACGAGAACCGCGTCCCAGTCGAAGTCGTCGAGCTCACCGCGCCGGAAGTCGAAGGCCTCTCTCCCGAGGACTACGAGGTCATCAGCCACAAGGACAGCTATCGCCTGGCGCAACGGCCGGGTAGCTACGTGGTGATCAAGTATCGCCGGCCGGTAATCAAGCTCAAGAGTAACCAGACACTGGTCTGCGCCAACGCGCCGGCCGGTGTCATTGAGGGCAGCCGGGCCGACGTCAGCTTCGTCGCCGGACTGCTGATTGACAAATTTGCCTACCACCTGCCACTGTATCGCCAGCATCAACGCCTGGCCGATGCGGGAATCACCGTCAGCCGGCCGTGGCTGACGCAGATCGGGCAACAGGGCATCACTCTGCTCGAACCGATCTACGAGGCGCAGTTTGCCTCGATCCGCAGCTCGCGCGTCAAGGCGATGGACGAGACGCCGATCAAGGCCGGACAGGGCGCACCCGGCAAGCTGAAAGCGGCGTACTTCTGGCCGGTGTATGGCGAAGGCGACGAAATCTGTTTCCCCTTCTTCGCCAGTCGCGAGTTCAAGCACGTCGAGGCGGCCCTCGGACTGACCGCCGCCGAAGGCGCGGTGCTGTTGTCGGACGGCTATCAGGCCTACAGTCATTACGCGGCGCAGATCGGGATCACGCACGCCCAATGCTGGGCGCACACGCGTCGTAAGTTCTTTGACGCGCAAGACGCGGAACCAGAAGCGGCAGCGCAGGCACTCGCGCTCATTGGGGACCTGTATCAGGTCGAAGAGCGCATCCGCGAGCAAAAGCTCACCGGTGCAAGGAAGCGCGACTATCGTCTGGAGCATGCCAAACCGATCGTCGAGCGTTTCTTCGCCTGGGTTGGCGAACGCTTCGCGGCGCAGGGGCTGTTACCGCGCAATCCGCTGACCAGGGTGCTGGCCTACGCGCGCGATCGACGATGGGGACTGGAGGTCTTCCTCGCCGACCCGGACGTGCCGATCGACACCAATCACCTCGAACGCGCCCTGCGGGTGATTCCCATGGGGCGCCGCTCCTGGCTGTTCTGCTGGACGGAGTTCGGCGCCAGGCAGGTCGGGATCATCCAGAGCCTGATCGTTACCTGTCGGCTGCATCAGATCGACCCCTACGATTATCTCGTCGATGTCCTGCAGCGCGTCGCCGAGCACCCCGCCGACCGCGTCCATGAACTCACGCCACGGGTCTGGAAAGAACTGTTCGCTCAGAACCCGCTGCGCTCGCCTTTGTACGCGTTGCCGAAGTAG
- the tnpB gene encoding IS66 family insertion sequence element accessory protein TnpB, whose translation MFFPEGQIRVQVYGQPVDLRKSFDGLYAITRHVLGQDPLSGQLFVFFNRRGTQVKVLYWDRSGFCLWAKRLEEGRFVANWDKVRTCEIDWTGLKLLLEGIEPGRRKKRYHASGAPIKTLQNSGLC comes from the coding sequence ATGTTTTTCCCTGAAGGCCAAATCCGCGTCCAAGTCTATGGCCAGCCGGTCGACCTGCGCAAATCCTTCGACGGTCTGTACGCGATCACCCGTCATGTCCTCGGTCAGGACCCGCTGAGCGGCCAGCTCTTCGTCTTCTTCAATCGCCGTGGCACTCAGGTGAAGGTGCTCTACTGGGATCGCAGCGGCTTCTGCCTGTGGGCCAAGCGTCTCGAAGAAGGCCGTTTCGTCGCCAACTGGGATAAAGTGCGCACGTGCGAAATCGACTGGACCGGTCTGAAACTGCTCCTCGAAGGGATCGAGCCGGGACGCCGGAAGAAGCGTTATCACGCCTCTGGAGCGCCCATAAAAACACTTCAAAACAGCGGCTTGTGTTAA
- a CDS encoding YdcH family protein, whose amino-acid sequence MFPEYRDLITHLKTTDSHFLNLFEKHNELDRRIKNMETGVKPATHHVIEVLKKEKLATKDEIYQILRKTAG is encoded by the coding sequence ATGTTCCCCGAATACCGTGACCTGATTACCCATCTCAAGACCACCGACAGTCATTTCCTCAATCTCTTCGAAAAGCACAACGAACTCGACCGGCGAATCAAGAACATGGAAACGGGCGTCAAGCCGGCCACGCACCACGTCATCGAAGTGCTGAAGAAAGAAAAGCTGGCAACCAAGGATGAGATCTACCAGATCCTGCGCAAGACCGCAGGCTGA
- a CDS encoding IS3 family transposase (programmed frameshift) — MARYSEKFKGRAVARLLAPENAAIDVVAREVGIGSGTLERWRDDAQSMPARGRAWTVAARLEAVIVTAALDETSKSAWCREHGVYPDELIKWWASATTALAEPEEVRASPQATRQDRKRIKELERELLRKDRALAETAALLVLSKKSRGDLQQRRGRMIGLEDRQALAQDIHAAHVAGARLRLACEVAGIELRTLQRWKAIEGGICADRRPLSMRPTPRHALSEAERTQVLAVANEPRFAAVPPARMVPMLADEGIYLASESTFSRVLREHGQTTLRGRAKAPRQQRVPTAHIATTPRQVWCWDMTYLPGKVKGHWFHLYLILDLYSRKIVGWEVHGSDHADHAAHLVRRTALAEGIAALATKPVLHGDNGSTLKATTVLAMLNWLGVRPSYSRPRVSDDNAYAESLFRTAKYRPEFPANGFAELNDARTWAVSFVHWYNVEHRHSGIRYVSPAQRHAGEDLAILAARHAVYTSARDLNPARWTGQTRNWTPVGVVTLNPERDCIANAHLEDKLIPPLAA; from the exons ATGGCAAGGTATTCAGAGAAGTTCAAAGGTAGAGCGGTAGCACGATTGTTGGCGCCGGAAAATGCAGCAATAGATGTGGTGGCCCGTGAAGTAGGCATTGGTTCGGGAACCCTTGAGCGTTGGCGAGATGACGCGCAGTCCATGCCCGCCCGAGGGCGGGCATGGACTGTGGCGGCGCGCCTGGAGGCGGTGATCGTCACTGCGGCGCTGGACGAAACCAGCAAAAGCGCGTGGTGTCGAGAGCACGGCGTTTATCCGGACGAGCTGATCAAATGGTGGGCCAGCGCCACGACAGCGTTGGCCGAACCGGAAGAAGTCAGAGCCAGCCCGCAAGCAACCCGACAAGACCGCAAACGCATCAAGGAACTCGAACGCGAATTGCTACGCAAGGACCGGGCACTCGCTGAAACCGCTGCCCTGCTGGTTCTCTCAAAAAAGTC TCGCGGCGATCTTCAACAAAGGCGAGGCCGAATGATCGGCCTTGAAGATCGCCAAGCCTTGGCCCAAGACATCCATGCCGCCCATGTCGCCGGTGCTCGGCTCAGGCTTGCCTGCGAGGTAGCCGGCATCGAGTTACGCACCTTGCAACGCTGGAAAGCCATTGAGGGCGGCATCTGCGCAGATCGCCGGCCCTTGTCCATGCGCCCGACGCCCAGGCACGCGCTCAGTGAGGCCGAACGCACGCAGGTGCTTGCCGTGGCCAACGAGCCACGCTTTGCGGCCGTGCCGCCAGCGCGCATGGTGCCGATGCTGGCTGATGAAGGGATTTACCTGGCCAGCGAATCCACCTTCAGCCGAGTGCTGCGTGAGCACGGTCAAACCACCCTCCGAGGACGGGCCAAGGCGCCCAGGCAACAGCGAGTACCGACCGCGCACATTGCCACCACGCCGCGCCAGGTGTGGTGCTGGGACATGACTTATCTGCCAGGCAAGGTTAAGGGGCACTGGTTTCACCTTTATCTCATCCTCGACCTGTATAGCCGCAAGATTGTCGGCTGGGAGGTGCACGGCAGCGATCACGCCGACCATGCCGCGCATCTGGTGCGCCGTACGGCGCTCGCCGAGGGGATTGCCGCACTCGCGACCAAGCCTGTTCTGCACGGCGACAACGGCTCGACGCTCAAGGCCACGACGGTGCTGGCGATGCTCAACTGGCTGGGAGTCAGGCCCTCGTATTCTCGACCCCGAGTCAGTGATGACAATGCTTACGCGGAATCGCTGTTTCGGACGGCCAAATACCGCCCTGAGTTTCCTGCTAACGGCTTTGCCGAGCTCAACGACGCCAGGACCTGGGCAGTCAGCTTCGTGCACTGGTACAACGTCGAGCATCGGCACAGTGGCATTCGTTATGTCAGCCCAGCCCAGCGCCATGCCGGCGAGGATCTCGCCATTCTCGCGGCCCGACATGCCGTCTATACCTCAGCGCGTGATCTGAACCCGGCGCGCTGGACTGGTCAGACACGAAATTGGACGCCGGTCGGTGTAGTGACCCTCAATCCAGAACGCGATTGCATCGCCAACGCGCATCTGGAAGACAAGCTTATTCCGCCATTGGCTGCATGA
- a CDS encoding glycosyltransferase: MNLANTFVQRGYAVDMVLLPATDEFLSELLPEVRVVDLKVRRIRWAIFPLVRYLRSARPIVVLACMWPLTVAVMWARFLARVPMRAVVAEHTTWSRSKLLKRPTVEWQIRSSMRRFFPKADGIVAVSEGAGLLDGSANPPTPE, from the coding sequence GTGAACCTCGCCAATACGTTTGTCCAGCGCGGTTATGCAGTCGATATGGTCTTGCTTCCGGCAACAGACGAGTTTCTGTCTGAATTACTGCCGGAAGTGCGCGTCGTTGATCTGAAAGTCAGACGCATACGTTGGGCGATATTTCCGCTTGTGCGCTACCTGCGCAGTGCTCGGCCAATCGTGGTTTTGGCCTGTATGTGGCCGTTGACCGTGGCTGTCATGTGGGCGCGTTTCCTTGCACGAGTACCCATGCGCGCAGTTGTCGCCGAACACACCACATGGTCAAGGTCCAAATTGCTTAAGCGACCTACCGTGGAGTGGCAGATACGTTCTTCGATGCGTCGCTTTTTCCCCAAAGCGGATGGCATCGTGGCGGTTTCGGAAGGCGCTGGCTTGTTGGACGGTTCTGCCAACCCCCCTACGCCAGAATAG
- a CDS encoding transposase: MRVLAADASKVRLTLLDLEGRRHIREAAIFGLFRPGIELFDSLILHSSLVGERQMLFERLDRLGAQDMLVLDRGYPGAWLVAALLHRGIPFCIRCDSSASFSAITQFMRSGEDEAQVTLPPPHRQDAIDYECPRLPSMVRLIRQVTPTGKVRVLMTSLLDTARYPATSFSALYHSRWRIEEAFKRIKHRLNLEHTSGLTWLAACQDVGAKMVCDNLNALATYLAAEERLPSDSPWGVNRTMAFNTVRRILPRVLAGVQQITTRVTKEIFSEIVKNLQKFIPDRARPRPNQRKPHLSFAYKPAV; encoded by the coding sequence TTGCGGGTCTTGGCGGCGGATGCATCGAAGGTACGTCTGACCTTGCTTGACCTGGAAGGGCGCCGCCATATTCGAGAAGCGGCCATCTTCGGTTTGTTTCGGCCAGGGATCGAATTGTTCGACTCGCTGATTTTGCACAGTTCGCTGGTCGGCGAACGTCAGATGTTGTTTGAGCGGCTTGACCGACTCGGTGCTCAGGACATGCTGGTGCTTGATCGCGGGTATCCGGGTGCCTGGTTGGTCGCGGCGCTGTTGCATCGAGGTATCCCCTTTTGCATACGCTGTGATTCGTCCGCTTCCTTTTCTGCCATCACCCAGTTCATGCGATCCGGAGAAGATGAGGCGCAGGTGACATTGCCGCCACCGCATCGTCAGGATGCCATTGATTACGAGTGTCCGCGTCTGCCTTCTATGGTTCGCCTGATTCGTCAGGTGACGCCGACTGGCAAGGTACGGGTCTTGATGACCTCCTTGCTTGATACCGCGCGGTATCCGGCCACAAGCTTCTCAGCCCTTTATCACAGCCGTTGGCGTATCGAGGAGGCGTTCAAGCGCATCAAACACCGGCTCAATCTGGAGCACACGTCCGGCCTGACTTGGCTGGCCGCCTGCCAGGATGTTGGGGCCAAGATGGTGTGTGACAATCTCAATGCCCTGGCCACCTACCTGGCTGCGGAAGAGCGGCTGCCCAGCGATTCGCCATGGGGAGTGAATCGGACGATGGCCTTCAATACCGTACGTCGTATCTTGCCCCGAGTCTTGGCGGGTGTGCAGCAAATCACCACCCGAGTTACCAAGGAAATCTTCTCGGAAATCGTCAAAAACCTTCAGAAATTTATCCCTGATCGTGCTCGACCTCGGCCAAACCAGCGAAAGCCTCACCTGTCCTTTGCTTACAAACCCGCCGTATGA
- a CDS encoding IS4 family transposase — translation MGWAAEEFKAIDLGDRRLDKRTVLLAERMAANPLASIPQACGGWAETQAAYRFFAQDDIEWEAILASHWRSAETRMQAHPVVLCIQDTTELDFNGQRIAGLGPLSYEAQRGMYVHPTYAVSPQREPLGVLDAWMWAREPKDASGQRGGLLESTRWTEGYTRIAELASRLPDTRLVYVADREADIVALMVQARELGHPADWLIRSQHNRALPEGGKLWTEVLASEALGGIRFTMPSRQGQKARDVRQRVWAKRVTVSDGKGSRIEVSCLVAREESAPEGVKPVEWRLLTNRPINSFEAATELIDWYRARWEIELFFHVLKNGCRVEALQLSTVARLERALALFMVVAWRIARLMRLGRTCPDLDAALLFEQDEWQAAYILNRKKVPKTPPRLNEVVRLVAMLGGFLARKGDGEPGVKTLWLGLQRVVDFAAGIRFAREAHAL, via the coding sequence ATGGGTTGGGCAGCGGAAGAATTCAAGGCGATCGACCTGGGCGACCGGCGTCTGGACAAGCGCACGGTGCTGCTGGCGGAGCGCATGGCCGCCAACCCGCTGGCCAGCATCCCGCAAGCCTGCGGCGGCTGGGCGGAAACCCAGGCGGCATATCGCTTTTTTGCGCAGGACGACATCGAATGGGAAGCCATCCTCGCCTCGCACTGGCGAAGCGCCGAAACGCGCATGCAGGCGCATCCGGTGGTGCTGTGCATCCAAGACACCACGGAACTCGACTTCAATGGTCAGCGCATTGCCGGTCTGGGGCCGCTCTCGTATGAAGCCCAACGCGGGATGTACGTGCATCCCACCTACGCGGTCAGTCCGCAGCGTGAACCCTTGGGTGTTCTGGACGCCTGGATGTGGGCACGCGAACCCAAGGACGCGAGCGGCCAACGAGGTGGCCTGCTGGAAAGCACCCGCTGGACGGAGGGCTACACCCGCATCGCGGAGTTGGCGAGCAGGCTGCCGGACACCCGGCTGGTGTATGTGGCGGATCGGGAGGCGGACATCGTGGCCCTGATGGTGCAAGCCCGCGAGCTGGGGCATCCCGCCGACTGGCTGATTCGTTCCCAGCACAATCGGGCGCTTCCCGAGGGCGGCAAGCTGTGGACTGAGGTCCTGGCCAGCGAAGCGCTCGGCGGCATCCGCTTCACGATGCCTTCGCGGCAAGGACAGAAGGCGCGGGACGTTCGGCAACGAGTCTGGGCAAAGCGGGTGACGGTCTCCGACGGCAAGGGGAGCCGGATCGAGGTGAGTTGTCTGGTGGCGCGAGAAGAAAGTGCCCCCGAGGGCGTGAAGCCGGTGGAATGGCGGCTGCTGACCAATCGGCCGATTAACTCTTTCGAAGCGGCGACCGAACTGATCGACTGGTACCGGGCGCGCTGGGAGATCGAACTGTTCTTCCATGTCCTCAAGAACGGCTGCCGCGTAGAGGCGTTGCAGTTGAGCACCGTGGCGCGGCTGGAACGGGCGCTGGCGCTGTTCATGGTGGTGGCTTGGCGGATTGCCCGACTCATGCGCCTGGGCCGTACCTGCCCAGACCTGGATGCGGCCTTGCTGTTCGAGCAGGACGAATGGCAAGCGGCTTACATCCTGAATCGGAAGAAGGTGCCCAAGACGCCGCCCAGGCTCAATGAAGTGGTGCGCTTGGTGGCGATGCTTGGCGGATTTCTGGCCCGCAAGGGCGATGGCGAGCCAGGGGTGAAGACCCTTTGGCTTGGCCTTCAACGCGTCGTCGATTTCGCCGCCGGGATCAGATTCGCGAGAGAGGCTCATGCGTTATGA
- a CDS encoding glycosyltransferase, with amino-acid sequence MTDIRHAQHSAPQLLTEVFMVYGSLRTGGIETLIVRVANFFVSSGARVSVCCGSVGELDSMLEDQVNVIYYSETSDLIRSISAHLGDIRIGSHVLIMSFDAISAARGLMVETVFPKNLQVIHLSGVFHPRAYFMTSERTDRVFLNHLVANAVGREQLYFMNLECRESHSKRWNADFSTSPVLALPINILESTWQSSNKANVRVVSVGRLVDFKSYNLGAARIVSDCLNRGVQVTWDIYGDGPLRSLIEAEIETLGVAGNVRLMGVLEYSSFPEIVVNYDLFVGMGTAALEAAMLGVPTICVTIDEATRCYGYLHELPHGNVGELQEYPPTLELADLIQEYSESAQGRRSDFSQQCHAAAERYGIPVFAEALIKMAVNTRASPTRLVKRLVGELYCLATESYAVKAIRSHLSKRARSA; translated from the coding sequence GTGACTGATATCAGGCACGCGCAACATTCAGCGCCGCAATTGCTAACAGAAGTATTTATGGTTTACGGCAGTCTGCGGACTGGTGGCATTGAAACTCTGATTGTTCGAGTTGCCAATTTTTTTGTCTCGTCTGGTGCACGTGTTTCAGTCTGTTGCGGCTCAGTTGGAGAACTTGACTCCATGCTTGAAGATCAAGTGAATGTCATCTACTACAGTGAAACTAGCGATTTGATAAGGTCCATAAGTGCGCACTTGGGTGATATACGCATTGGATCTCATGTTTTAATCATGAGCTTCGATGCGATTTCTGCGGCCCGTGGTTTGATGGTCGAAACGGTATTCCCCAAGAACCTGCAGGTGATTCATCTTTCTGGTGTCTTCCACCCAAGAGCATATTTCATGACATCTGAGCGTACGGATCGAGTGTTTTTGAACCATCTGGTCGCAAACGCAGTTGGTAGAGAACAGCTTTATTTCATGAATTTGGAATGCAGAGAGTCGCACTCAAAGAGATGGAATGCCGATTTTTCAACTAGCCCGGTATTGGCATTACCTATCAATATTCTTGAATCAACTTGGCAATCATCCAACAAGGCGAATGTACGAGTTGTCTCGGTAGGGCGACTGGTCGATTTCAAATCCTACAACTTGGGTGCGGCAAGGATTGTCAGTGATTGCTTGAATCGCGGTGTTCAGGTTACCTGGGATATTTATGGAGACGGGCCATTACGCAGTTTGATTGAAGCCGAAATTGAAACTTTGGGTGTCGCCGGTAATGTTCGGCTCATGGGGGTTCTTGAATACAGCAGTTTTCCAGAAATAGTCGTGAACTATGACTTATTTGTTGGGATGGGCACCGCTGCGTTGGAGGCCGCGATGCTCGGCGTTCCTACAATTTGCGTGACAATAGACGAGGCTACGCGCTGCTATGGTTATCTTCACGAGTTACCTCACGGCAATGTCGGCGAATTGCAGGAGTATCCACCTACCTTGGAGTTGGCAGATTTGATTCAGGAATATTCTGAATCTGCGCAAGGGCGGCGGTCTGATTTTTCGCAACAGTGTCATGCTGCTGCAGAAAGGTATGGCATTCCAGTATTCGCCGAGGCGCTAATAAAGATGGCTGTTAATACGCGCGCTTCACCGACTAGGTTAGTAAAGCGTCTGGTTGGTGAACTTTATTGTTTGGCTACTGAAAGTTATGCCGTTAAAGCCATTCGGAGCCATCTATCCAAAAGGGCGCGTTCAGCATGA